In a genomic window of Amycolatopsis japonica:
- a CDS encoding LysR family transcriptional regulator yields MELRLLRYFVAVAEERHFGRAAARLHMTQPPLSRAIRQLENDLGVVLLLRSAAGVEPTAAGTTLYAEARTLLDQAERARARVIETAGPATLTVGTLADGAGEAGTHLAAAFRRRHPEVSIRFREADFTDPTTGLRAGLADVALTRSPFDETGLTVRVLRSDPVGLVLRTGDPLADRATLRLADVADRPWFQLPEGTDSLWREYWNGATPVGERPSGPVVRTVGECLQAVLWNGSAGIAPLGHALPDGLTWVPLADMPPSPLVVAWVTERENPLIRSFARIAADGV; encoded by the coding sequence ATGGAGCTTCGTTTGTTGCGCTACTTCGTGGCCGTCGCCGAGGAGCGGCACTTCGGCCGGGCCGCCGCGCGGCTGCACATGACCCAGCCGCCGCTGAGCCGGGCCATCCGGCAGCTGGAGAACGACCTGGGGGTGGTCCTGCTGCTCCGGTCGGCCGCCGGCGTCGAGCCCACCGCCGCCGGGACCACCCTGTACGCCGAGGCCCGCACCCTGCTGGACCAGGCCGAACGCGCCCGCGCCCGGGTGATCGAGACGGCGGGCCCTGCGACGCTCACCGTCGGCACCCTGGCCGACGGCGCGGGGGAGGCGGGCACCCACCTGGCCGCGGCGTTCCGGCGCCGGCATCCCGAGGTCTCGATCCGCTTCCGTGAGGCGGATTTCACCGACCCCACCACCGGTCTGCGCGCCGGACTGGCCGACGTCGCGCTGACCCGCTCGCCGTTCGACGAAACCGGCCTCACCGTGCGGGTCCTGCGTTCGGATCCGGTCGGGCTGGTACTGCGCACCGGCGACCCGCTCGCCGATCGCGCGACGCTGCGGCTGGCCGACGTCGCCGATCGGCCGTGGTTCCAGCTGCCGGAGGGCACGGATTCATTGTGGCGCGAGTACTGGAATGGGGCGACGCCCGTCGGCGAGCGGCCATCCGGGCCGGTGGTGCGCACGGTCGGCGAATGCCTGCAAGCCGTCCTGTGGAACGGATCGGCGGGGATCGCACCGCTCGGGCACGCCCTGCCGGACGGCCTCACCTGGGTACCGCTGGCCGACATGCCACCGAGCCCGCTGGTCGTGGCGTGGGTGACCGAACGGGAGAACCCGCTGATCCGCTCGTTCGCGCGGATCGCGGCCGACGGGGTGTGA